In Acidobacteriota bacterium, the DNA window GGGCGTGCCGGCGGCCGACCTTGCGGGCGTGCCGGGCATCGTCGCGGACCTCGCGCCCGGAACGGCGGGCCGCGTCTTCCCGGTCGTGTCGGACGGCGCGCTCCTCCGGACGTGGCTCGGACCGGCGTGGTCGGCCGACACCGCCCGCCGCTCCCACGCGGCTCTCGCGGGCTACGGGTCGCTCCCGCTCGGCCTCGCCTCGGCGGCGTCGCCGTCGCCGATCTCCAATCCGTGGCGAACGCGGCTTCTCGGCGCCGCGCTGTCCGGCGGCGACGCGAGTGCGCTCCTCGGTCTCGCCGACGTGCGGCGCGTCGTGACGCCGTTTCCGGCGGCGATGCCGGGAGCGCGCCTCGACCGGCGCGCCGGGGACGTCCTCCGATACGCGCTCGAGCGCCCGCTCGGCCGCGTGTTCTTCGCGCGCGAGGCGGTCGTGCTCGACGACGATTCCGCCTTCCGCGCGCTCTCGGAGCGCTCGTTCGACCCGGAGGCGCGCGCGCTTCTCGCGCCGGGCGCCGGGGCCGTCCCTCCGCCGCGCGTCGCCCGCAGCTACGCGGTGGCGAAGGTGAAGACGGACGAGCCCGAGGCGCTCGTCGTCGAGACCGCGACGTCGGAAGCCGCGACGCTCGTCGTCACGCGCTCCTGGGACGCGGGTTGGGAGGCGCGGCTCGACGGCGCGAGGGTCCCGCTCCGCCGCTGCGATCTCGCGCTCATGGCGGCCCTGGTCCCGGCCGGCGAGCACACCCTCACGCTCGCGTACCGGCCGGCGGCCTTCCGCGCGGGCGCCGCCGTCTCCGGTGCTTCGCTCCTCGTCCTCCTCGGCCTCGCTCTCGCGGGCCGGAAGGAGGACGGCGCGTGACGGGGGTCCCGGACGCGGCCCTCGTCGTCCTCTTCGGCGCCGTCGGCGCCGTCGCGGGCTCCTTCGCGAACGTCTGCATCCACCGCCTCCCGCGCGGCGAGTCCGTCGTCCACCCGCCGTCGCGGTGCCCGAAGTGCGGGACGCGCGTCGCGTGGCACGACAACGTCCCCGTCCTTTCGTGGCTCGTTCTCGGGGGCCGGTGCCGCGCCTGCCGCGCGCCGATTTCGCGGCGCTACCCGCTCGTGGAGGCGGCCGGCGCGGCGATCTTCGCCGGCGCGGCTCTCCTCTGGGGACCGACGCCGGTGGCGGCCGGCGGCGCGCTCCTCGGACTGGCGTGCCTGATCCTCGCCCTGACGGACCTCGAGACGCGGACGCTCCCGGACGAGATCACGCTCGGGGCCCTCGGGCTCGGTCTCCTCGTCGCGGTCGTGCGCGACCGCGCCGCCGCGGCGCCCGGCGAGCCGTTCCTCTCCGCGCACGGCCACCTCGTGGAGGCCGCGCTCGGCGCCGCGGCGGGCGCCGCGTTCCTCGAGCTCGTCCGGCGCGCGTATGCCGCCGTGCGCGGCGGGGACGGGATGGGCGGCGGGGACGTCAAGATGCTCGCGATGGCGGGGGCATTCACCGGCCCGGCGGGGGTCTTCCTGACGCTGTTCTTCGCGTCGCTGTCCGGGACGGCGATCGCGGGAGGCGCGGCGCTCGTGCGCCGCGCGCGCTGGGCGCTGGCCTTCGGCGCCGCGAAGGGCGACCCGTCCGCCGCGTCCGCGTTCGCGCGCTCCGGCGGCCTCCTCGTGGGCGACGACGGGCGGCTCGTCGCCGCGGGCAAGCGCTGGCGCGAGATCCCGGGCGCGGCGTCCGTCGGAGAGCCCGTCTCGGCCGACCGGCGCACGGCAAGCCGTCTCCTCGCGTTCGTCCGCCGCGCGCGGGTCCGCGCCCGGGGCGGCGAAGGCTCGGCCTCGGGCCGGCTGCCCGTGGACGACGGCGCCGATTTCTTCCGCGTCCTCGCGGGGCGCGCCGCGCCGACGCCGGCGGGCCTCCTCGTCCTCCTCGCGCGCGTGGACGTTCCGTTCGGCGTCTTCCTCGCGGCGGGCGCGGTCCTCGCGTTCGCGTTCGGCCGGCCCGCTCTGGAGGCGCTCTTCGGCCCGCTCTCGCCACTTCCCTCGAGGCTCCTGCCGTGACGAGCCGTTCGTTCGAGCGCGAGGTGCGCAACGTGATCGTCGGCGGTCTCGTGACGCTGCTGTTTCTCGCGGGCACGGCGGCCGTCGTTCTCCGGAACACGACCGCGTGGGGGGTCGCGGAGAACGAGCGGCGCCTCGTGCGCGAGACCCGCTCGGCCGCCGGAACGCTCGCGGCGGGAGGGAGCCCCGTGCGGTCGCTCGGCGACGACGCCGGAGCGGGGCGCGCGCTGCGCGAGGGCGGCGCGCGGAGCGCCGCTCTCTACGACGCGCGCGGCGCGCGGCTCATCGACGCCCCGTACCTGCCGGGCGCGGGCGAGTCGCCCGTGCGCCTCTCCGCCGAGGATCTCGCGGCCACCGAGCCGCTCGTGCGCGACGCGGGAGAGGGCCCGGTCGTCCTCGCGCCGCTCCCGGGCGACGGGCGCGTCCTGCGCGTCGCCTGGAACGACCCCGACGTGGCGGCCGTGCGCCGCAACGCGCGGATCGTCCTCGTCGCCGTTCCGGCCGCCGCGGCCGTCCTCGTCGTCCTCGTCGTCCCGTTTCTCAGACGGCTCATGGCGCCGATCGACGCGATTGCGGAGACGGCGCGAGGCGCCGGCGACCTCGTCCCGGAAGCCGTCCCCCGCGCCGCGCGCGACGAGGCCGAGGGCGCCGCGCAGACCTTCGCGCGCACGCTCGACGCCCTCCGCAACCGCACGGTCGAGCTGGAGCAGCTGCGGCGCTCCGAGCAGCTCCGCGCCGACGCGCTGGCCGTGACGGCCGAGACTCTCGTGCGCTCGCACCCGGGAGGCCTCCTCGTCGTGGACGCCGCGGGACGGCTCGCGGAGGCGAACGGCCCCGCCCGCGCGGTGCTCGGCCTCGGGGACGCCGACGTCGGGCGCCCGGCCGCCGAGGTTCTGGCGGACGTCCCGGTTCTCGCGTCCGCCGCCGAGCGGGCCCGGGCGGGCGCGCCGACGCTCTCCACGGAGTTCGCGCTCGGGGACGACACCGGCGGGCGCTTCCTCGAGGTCATCGCGGTCCCGATCCTCGATGCGGGACAAGACGTCCTCGGCGCGCTTCTCTTCGTCGAAGACCGCACCGAGACTCGCAGGCTCGAGCGCGAGGTGTCGTCGCGGCGCGAGCTCGCGGCGCTCGGCGAGATGTCCGCGGGCATCGCGCACGAGTTCCGCAACGCCACGGGAACGATCCTCGGCTGGGCGCGCCTCGCGGCGCGGACGGACGACGCTGCGGCCCGTGCGCGGCACCTCGAGGCGATCCAGGCCGAGGCCGAGCACGTCGCGCGCGTGACGGGAGACTTCCTCTTCTTCGCGAAGCCCGAGCGGCTCGAGACGGCGCCCTGCGACCTCGGCGCGCTCGCGCGGGAGATCGCCGCCGAGCAGAAGGTGATCACGCCGGCCGTGGACGTCTCCGTCGCGGGGACGTTCGCGCCCGCCCAGGCCGACGCGGCGCTCGTCAAGCGCGCCCTCGTGAACCTCGTCAAGAACGCGTGCGAGGCGGCCCTCGACCGGCCCGGCGGCGGCCGCGTCGTCCTGTCGGGGGACGCGGCGGCGGGAACGGTCCGCGTCGCCGTCGAGGACGACGGGCCCGGCGTTCCGGACGAGTCGGCCGCGAAGCTCTTCGTCCCGTTCTACTCGACGAAGGAGGCGGGCACCGGACTCGGACTCGCGCTCGTCGCGAAGATTGCGGCGCTCCACCGCGGCGGCATCTCGGTCGAGAGGTCCGCCGCCCTCGGCGGCGCGCGCTTCGTGCTCTCGCTTCCCGCGGCGCGCTGAGGCGTCAGCCGGCGGCCGGCGCCACGGGCGCAGGCTTGGCGGCGGCCTTCGTGCGCTTGTCGAGGAGGCCCCGGAACTGGTCCTTGTCGAGAGCCTTCTCGAAGGCCTCTTCCGACTCCACGGTCCCCGCGACGACGAGGTCGGCGAGGCTCTGGTCCATCCCGATCATCCCCGCGTTGCGGCCCGTCTGGATGAGCGTGTTGATCATCGCGGTCTTGCCCTCGCGGATGTTGTTCGAGAGCGCGGACGACCCGCGGAGCACCTCGAACGCCGCGGCGCGGCCGCCGCCCTTCTTCTTGAGGAGCACCTGCGCGACGACGCCCTTCAGGACCTCGGCGAGGACCGTGCGCACCTGCTCCTGCTCCTCGGCCGGGAAGCTGTCGATGAGGCGGTCGACCGCTTTCGCGGCGGAGTTCGTGTGGAGCGTCCCGAAGACGAGGAGGCCGGTCTCGGCCGCCTGCAGCGCCATCGACATCGTCTCGAGGTCGCGCAGCTCGCCGACGAGGACGACGTCGGGGTCCTCGCGCAGCGCCGCCTTGAGGGCGCCCGAGAACGTCGGCGTGTCGAAGCCGAGCTCGCGGTGCGAGATGACGGACTTCGCGGGCCGGTGGATGAACTCCACGGGGTCCTCGATCGTGATGATGTGGGCGGCGCGCGTCCGGTTGATCCAGTCGAGGAGCGCCGCGAGCGTCGTGGACTTGCCCGAGCCCGTCGGGCCCGTCACGAGGACGAGGCCGCGCGTGATGCGCGCCACGTTCGCGACGAGCGCCGGGAGGCCGAGCTCCTCGATCGCGAGGACGCGCGGCGGAATCATGCGCAGGACGGCCCCCGAGCCGTGCTCCTGCCGGAAGAGGTTCACGCGGAATCGCGCGATCTCGCCCATCGCGTACGCGAAGTCCGTGTCGCCGGTCGCGCGCCACTCGCGCAGCGGCTTCTCGGGGGCGATCGGCACGAGCAGGCTCTCGAACTCCTCCTCGGTGAGCGTGCGCCACTTGAGGCGCTCGAGGTCGCCGTCCACGCGGACCATGGGCGGCGAGCCGACGGCGAGGTGGAGGTCCGACGCCTTCTTGTCGACCATGATCCGGAGGAGCTTGTCGACGCGGTTGACGCCGGCGTGGGTCGAGGAGTTCATTCGAGCGCCTGCCTTTCCTCGGCGAGAAGCTTCTCGAACGGCTCCTTCTTGACGGCCTTCTCCATCGCGAGCTCCGGGTCCACCTTGCCCTCCTCGCAGAGCTTCATGAGGGACTGGTCCATCGTGCACATGCCGACGAGCTGGCCCGTCTGGAGCGCCGACGGGATCTGGTGGGTCTTGCCCTCGCGGATGAGCGCGGCGACGGCGGGCGTCGTGCGCAGGATCTCGAACGCGGCCACGCGCCCGGCGAAGCCGCGCCGCGGCAGGAGCGCCTGCGAGATCACGGCCTTCAGCGAGTCCGCGAGCATGACGCGGATCTGGCCCTGCTGCCCCGGGGGGAACGAGCTGATCACGCGGTCGACGGTCGAGGGCGCGTTCGTCGTGTGGAGGGTCCCGAGCACGAGGTGGCCCGTCTCGGAGGCCGTGATTGCGAGCGAGATCGTCTCGAGGTCGCGCATCTCTCCCACCAGGATGACGTCGGGGTCCTCGCGCAGGGCGGCCTTGAGGGCGCGTGCGAAGGAGGCCGTCTGGTGCGGCACCTGCCGCTGGTTCACGAGCGCTTCCTTGTTCAGGTGCACGAACTCGACGGGGTCCTCCACGGTGATGATGTGGCACGGCCGCGTCTCGTTGATCCGGTCGATGAGGGCCGCGAGCGTCGTGGACTTGCCGCACCCCGACGGGCCCGTCACGAGCACGAGCCCCTGCGTGAGCTTCAGGATGTCCGCCACGGTCGGGCCCGGAAGGCCGATCTCCTCGATCGTCGGAATCGTCTTCGGGACGACGCGGAAGCACGCGTCGAACCCCCCGCGCTGCGAGAAGAAATTCGCGCGGAAGCGGCCGAGGCCGGGGAGCTTCAGGCAGACGTCGATCTGCCGCTCCTTCTCGAGGCGCTTCCAGTCGTCCTCCGGCAGGACCTCGCGGATCAGCTGCGAGGCGCGGGCGCGCGTCATGACCGGGGCGTCGACCGGCTCGAGGACGCCCTGCTGGCGGCGATGCGGGACGAAGCCGGTCGCGAGATGGAGGTCCGAGGCGCCGCGCTTGACGGTGTCCGCGAGGTACTCGACGAGGCGCGCCGAGTCGTTCCCGGCGAGCTCGACCGTCTGGACCTCGGCCTCGACCTCGGGCAGGGCGTCCCGCGCTTCGGTTCCCTTGAGGATGCCGACCGTCCGGCGGGCCTTCTCGCGCACCTTGCCGTCGAGGGCGGGCATCTGGGCCACGCGCGCGCAGATCCCCGCGATCTGGGTCTGCATCTTTTCGTCCGACGCGAGCTTCGCCATCGCGTCGAGGATCTCCATCTGGACGTCGGGCTGCGTGACGGCGGCCTTGAACGCGTCGAGGAGCGGCTGCGCGGCGCGCGGGTCGCTGAGGTCGCCGAGCGCGGAGACGGCCGGAATCACGAGCTCCGGATCGCGCAGGGCCGCGAGGACGCGCGTGAGGACGGCGTCGTCGCCCCTGCCGAGGCGGCCGAGCGTTTCGAGGGCGCGGGTCTTGACCCAGATGTCCTTGTCGTCGAGAAGGGAGATCCAGACCGGCAGCGCCTTGGCGTCGGCGAGGGCGAGCGTCATCTCCGAGGCCGCCTTCGCGAAGGCGGGGTCGGGGTCGCGCGTGAGCACGAGGAGCGCGTTCACGAAGCCCGGCAGCCCGTCGCGCGCCGTCTCGACGGCCCGGTCGCGCACCCAGACGTACGAGCCGCGGAAGTGCTCGAGGATCCGCCGCGCGAGGAGGTCCGGCGCGTAGGGGAGGAGGAGGCCGACCGTGCCGTTCCTCACGAGCGCGTTGCCGTCGGCGAGCAGCGGGACGATCTCGGGCGTGTGGTCCTGCTTCGCCGCCGCGAGGAGCTTCTTGAGCGCCCCGAACGACGCCTCCATGACCCGCCCGCCGCCCGTGCGCGCCATCTGCAGGACGTCCGGGAAGTAGCTCTCGTTCGGGTTCTTCTCGAGGACCGCGAGCGCGGAGTAGCGGATCTCCTCGTTCTCGTCCTGCAGGAGCGGCACCGCGAGGCTGGCCGCGACGTCCGCGCTTCCCTCGAAGCTCATCTCGCTGACGGCCTTCAGGGCGCGCGCGCGGACCGCGGGGTTCGAAGCGGTCAGGACGCGCCGCGCGATGTCGAACGCGACCTGCGCCGGCAGCTCCTTCGCGAGCTCGAGCGCCGCGAGGCGCGCGAAATCGTCGCCTCGGGACGCGACCTCCTGGAGGAAGGGCCCGAGCTGGGGGCCCGCGAGCTCCTTCAGGAAACGCATCACGGCCCGGCGCACGGCCTCCGAGCGCGTCTTCAGGTGCGGGACCAGCGCCTCGAGGCCCGCGCGGTCGTGGCGGCGTTTCAGGATCGCGAGGCCGGCCGCGCGGATCTCGGGCACGGAGTCGACGGCCGTCCACGCGACCCAGTCGACGTCGGGCTTCGGGAGGGCCTGGAACTTCTCGAGCAGCTCCTTCTTCTGGTCCTCGCTCGTCCACTTGTGCTCGCGCAGCTGCACGACGAACGCCGGTTCCGACCGAAGCCCGCGCAGCTTCTCTAGCACGTCGTCCCGGGCTCCATCGTGCCGCTATCGTAGCCGACCGCCGCCGGCCGCCGCCGATCGCCGGCGCCGCCCCGCCCCTCCGGCCCCACCGGTGTTACGAAAAGTGTCACCTGACTGGACGCCGCCGATGCCCCCGGCGCGGACGGCCCGTCGAAAAGGGCCTTGTGCGACAATGAGTTGCGATATTTTGTCAGGTCCCGGCACGAACCTCGCGTAGAAGGGAGCGGGAAACCATGATGATGAGCCTTCCGGACCCCGGCAGCCGCCCCGCGAACGGCCCCTCCGCGTCCCGCGGAAGGCGTGGCTTCTCGCTCGTCGAGCTCCTCGTCGTGATCGCCATCCTCGCGATCGTCTTCATCATCGGGGGGGGCGGGATCGCCCGCGCGTGGAAGGCGCAGAGATTCCAGAGCGCCTCGACGGACATCAAGGTTCTGATGCAGCGCGGCCTGCCCGAGATGCAGCGCCGCAACATGGTCACGTTCGTCCGGGTCGGACCGCTCGTGAACACCGCGGCCGTGCGCTACCTCCCGATCCTGCTGATCGGCGACGCGAACGGCAACGGGGCGATGGACGCCGCCGCGAACCCGCCGACGGTCGCGTCCCCGGACCTCCTGCTCGACGAGTACGACATCGTCGTGACCGGTAAATCCGGCATCAAAGGCTCCACGGGCGTCTCGCAGGATTTCTGCCTGTCCACCGAGGACATCACGAAGATCCAGTCGGTCCGGTGGTCGAGCAATTCCACCGACTGGACGGTCGGCCGCGCGGTCATGTGCGACTTCCAGGGACGCGCGATCGACGTCACGACGGGCCGCCAGCTCGCGGGCGAGGCGACGCTCGTCCTCACGCACGTGGACGTCGTGAACCGGTCCTACAAGCCGGCGACGCGCTACCTTCTGAGCATCAACCCCGTCTGGAGCGTGCGCGTCCGCAAACAGACGACGGTCGACGACCCGACGGACCCCACGGCCGTCTGGGTGGACCGGCAGGGAGGATGAGATGAGGCGACGCACCCGCGGGTCGAGTTTCATCGAGGTCCTGCTCGCGATGACGATCATGGCGCTCGTCCTCGTCGGGATCCTCCAGATGTTCTCCGTCTCGCTCATCATCAACAAGGGTTCGGCCGCGCGCACCCAGATGCTCTTCAAGTGCCAGCAGGTCGTCGAGAACGTCCGGCTCTTCTACTACCTCACGCGGCAGGGCTCCACGACGCCGCCGGCCATCACGGAGAGCGGGCACGCGAGCGGCACGGCGATGTCGACGCCCGGAGCGCTTCCGGACGTGCTCGGCGACGTCTCGAAGTCGTTCCTGCCCTACAACCAGGCCGAATCGGCGGCGTCCTGGGGCTACTGGGGGCCGGCCGGCGCGAACATCATGGAGCAGGAAAACGGCCCCTACAAGATCGCGTACACGGTCGCGCGCGACAACGTGCAGAACCTCTGGGTCATCACCGTCTCCGCGACGCCGACGGACGTCGCGACGGCGACGCGGTACTTCGGCATCGACCTCAAGAGCGGCAAGAGAGTGGACTATGTGGCGCAGTTCCCGTAATCGCCGCGGCTTTACGCTCAAGCGCCGCGGCTTCACCCTCATCGAGGCGATGGTGTCGCTGCTGCTGCTCGTCATCGTCCTGACGGTCGCGATGACGATGCTCTTCCAGATGCGCGCGTTCGCGGAACGCCAGCAGTTCTTCATGCTGCCGCGGCAGGCCGCGCGGCGCGCCACGGACTACCTTTCGTACTACGTCGCGAGCGCGTCGGACGCCGACCTCGCCCAGCGGAGCCCGAACGCCCTGATCATGTATTACAACCTGAACGGCAACACCCTCCAGGCGTCGTACGACAACCTCACCGGGGCCGAGACGGGCAACTCGGTCACGACGGCGAACGTCACGACGCAGTTCGGGGACATCGGAACGGACGTCATCACGCTCGTCTCGCCCATCAACCCGGCGAAGTACCGCGTCTCCGCGCCCTTCCCCGGGTTCGCCGCCGGCGCCAAGAACATCCGCGTCAACTTCCGCGGGGGCTGCGGAGGGCCCGCCGGGACCGACGACGTGACGAACATGGCCCAGTTCAAGGCGGCCACGGGCTTCGACGGCGCGAACAGCGCCCTCCTCATGTTCGAGGACGCGAACGGGGAATGGTCCTATTTCCAGATTCCCGCCGCCGGCTACATCTCTTCGAACTGCGCCGACGTGACGACCTACAGGAACATCCACGTCCAGGCGGTCATCCAGTCCGCCACGCTGCCCGCCCCGCCGAACGGCGGCACGGCGTTTACGGACCCCGTCGCCCTCGTCACGGGCCTCCAGTTCATCTCGTTCCGCGTGCGGACCGACCCGGTCGACAACCTTCCGAAGCTCCAGCAGAAGATCGGCCTCTTCGACCGGAACACGGACA includes these proteins:
- a CDS encoding prepilin peptidase; translation: MTGVPDAALVVLFGAVGAVAGSFANVCIHRLPRGESVVHPPSRCPKCGTRVAWHDNVPVLSWLVLGGRCRACRAPISRRYPLVEAAGAAIFAGAALLWGPTPVAAGGALLGLACLILALTDLETRTLPDEITLGALGLGLLVAVVRDRAAAAPGEPFLSAHGHLVEAALGAAAGAAFLELVRRAYAAVRGGDGMGGGDVKMLAMAGAFTGPAGVFLTLFFASLSGTAIAGGAALVRRARWALAFGAAKGDPSAASAFARSGGLLVGDDGRLVAAGKRWREIPGAASVGEPVSADRRTASRLLAFVRRARVRARGGEGSASGRLPVDDGADFFRVLAGRAAPTPAGLLVLLARVDVPFGVFLAAGAVLAFAFGRPALEALFGPLSPLPSRLLP
- a CDS encoding PilT/PilU family type 4a pilus ATPase, whose translation is MLEKLRGLRSEPAFVVQLREHKWTSEDQKKELLEKFQALPKPDVDWVAWTAVDSVPEIRAAGLAILKRRHDRAGLEALVPHLKTRSEAVRRAVMRFLKELAGPQLGPFLQEVASRGDDFARLAALELAKELPAQVAFDIARRVLTASNPAVRARALKAVSEMSFEGSADVAASLAVPLLQDENEEIRYSALAVLEKNPNESYFPDVLQMARTGGGRVMEASFGALKKLLAAAKQDHTPEIVPLLADGNALVRNGTVGLLLPYAPDLLARRILEHFRGSYVWVRDRAVETARDGLPGFVNALLVLTRDPDPAFAKAASEMTLALADAKALPVWISLLDDKDIWVKTRALETLGRLGRGDDAVLTRVLAALRDPELVIPAVSALGDLSDPRAAQPLLDAFKAAVTQPDVQMEILDAMAKLASDEKMQTQIAGICARVAQMPALDGKVREKARRTVGILKGTEARDALPEVEAEVQTVELAGNDSARLVEYLADTVKRGASDLHLATGFVPHRRQQGVLEPVDAPVMTRARASQLIREVLPEDDWKRLEKERQIDVCLKLPGLGRFRANFFSQRGGFDACFRVVPKTIPTIEEIGLPGPTVADILKLTQGLVLVTGPSGCGKSTTLAALIDRINETRPCHIITVEDPVEFVHLNKEALVNQRQVPHQTASFARALKAALREDPDVILVGEMRDLETISLAITASETGHLVLGTLHTTNAPSTVDRVISSFPPGQQGQIRVMLADSLKAVISQALLPRRGFAGRVAAFEILRTTPAVAALIREGKTHQIPSALQTGQLVGMCTMDQSLMKLCEEGKVDPELAMEKAVKKEPFEKLLAEERQALE
- a CDS encoding prepilin-type N-terminal cleavage/methylation domain-containing protein; the encoded protein is MRRRTRGSSFIEVLLAMTIMALVLVGILQMFSVSLIINKGSAARTQMLFKCQQVVENVRLFYYLTRQGSTTPPAITESGHASGTAMSTPGALPDVLGDVSKSFLPYNQAESAASWGYWGPAGANIMEQENGPYKIAYTVARDNVQNLWVITVSATPTDVATATRYFGIDLKSGKRVDYVAQFP
- a CDS encoding type IV pilus twitching motility protein PilT; protein product: MNSSTHAGVNRVDKLLRIMVDKKASDLHLAVGSPPMVRVDGDLERLKWRTLTEEEFESLLVPIAPEKPLREWRATGDTDFAYAMGEIARFRVNLFRQEHGSGAVLRMIPPRVLAIEELGLPALVANVARITRGLVLVTGPTGSGKSTTLAALLDWINRTRAAHIITIEDPVEFIHRPAKSVISHRELGFDTPTFSGALKAALREDPDVVLVGELRDLETMSMALQAAETGLLVFGTLHTNSAAKAVDRLIDSFPAEEQEQVRTVLAEVLKGVVAQVLLKKKGGGRAAAFEVLRGSSALSNNIREGKTAMINTLIQTGRNAGMIGMDQSLADLVVAGTVESEEAFEKALDKDQFRGLLDKRTKAAAKPAPVAPAAG
- a CDS encoding PAS domain-containing protein, which encodes MTSRSFEREVRNVIVGGLVTLLFLAGTAAVVLRNTTAWGVAENERRLVRETRSAAGTLAAGGSPVRSLGDDAGAGRALREGGARSAALYDARGARLIDAPYLPGAGESPVRLSAEDLAATEPLVRDAGEGPVVLAPLPGDGRVLRVAWNDPDVAAVRRNARIVLVAVPAAAAVLVVLVVPFLRRLMAPIDAIAETARGAGDLVPEAVPRAARDEAEGAAQTFARTLDALRNRTVELEQLRRSEQLRADALAVTAETLVRSHPGGLLVVDAAGRLAEANGPARAVLGLGDADVGRPAAEVLADVPVLASAAERARAGAPTLSTEFALGDDTGGRFLEVIAVPILDAGQDVLGALLFVEDRTETRRLEREVSSRRELAALGEMSAGIAHEFRNATGTILGWARLAARTDDAAARARHLEAIQAEAEHVARVTGDFLFFAKPERLETAPCDLGALAREIAAEQKVITPAVDVSVAGTFAPAQADAALVKRALVNLVKNACEAALDRPGGGRVVLSGDAAAGTVRVAVEDDGPGVPDESAAKLFVPFYSTKEAGTGLGLALVAKIAALHRGGISVERSAALGGARFVLSLPAAR
- a CDS encoding prepilin-type N-terminal cleavage/methylation domain-containing protein, with product MMMSLPDPGSRPANGPSASRGRRGFSLVELLVVIAILAIVFIIGGGGIARAWKAQRFQSASTDIKVLMQRGLPEMQRRNMVTFVRVGPLVNTAAVRYLPILLIGDANGNGAMDAAANPPTVASPDLLLDEYDIVVTGKSGIKGSTGVSQDFCLSTEDITKIQSVRWSSNSTDWTVGRAVMCDFQGRAIDVTTGRQLAGEATLVLTHVDVVNRSYKPATRYLLSINPVWSVRVRKQTTVDDPTDPTAVWVDRQGG
- a CDS encoding prepilin-type N-terminal cleavage/methylation domain-containing protein; this translates as MWRSSRNRRGFTLKRRGFTLIEAMVSLLLLVIVLTVAMTMLFQMRAFAERQQFFMLPRQAARRATDYLSYYVASASDADLAQRSPNALIMYYNLNGNTLQASYDNLTGAETGNSVTTANVTTQFGDIGTDVITLVSPINPAKYRVSAPFPGFAAGAKNIRVNFRGGCGGPAGTDDVTNMAQFKAATGFDGANSALLMFEDANGEWSYFQIPAAGYISSNCADVTTYRNIHVQAVIQSATLPAPPNGGTAFTDPVALVTGLQFISFRVRTDPVDNLPKLQQKIGLFDRNTDNPGTAFVNVMENVEDLQIAYVYANGEIWNNTAARTISQANAGAECNGAACDNHVPTQAGPGAVSMEPLDVTGVIGLRFSITARSPRISIGARQLTNVNVTDVLTTTTSQHFRPASENHPVTMDPFAPLRPLYDLFDHYRATSTMLLRNRTLGS